The stretch of DNA CGAAGACGTCGGCCATCGTCGCCTCGAGCTCGGCCGACTCCGCAGCGCTCCAGACCACCACCATCCCACCGGGCCGGGTCGCTCGCCGGGCCTCCTCCAGCGCCGGCGCGCGATAGAGGCCCGCGTTGGTGTCGTGCACCAGGTAGCCGGGACCGTTGTCGACGTCCAACAGCACCAGGTCGTACGCCGACGGCGCCGCTTCGGCGAGGGCGAGCGCCACGTCGGCCACCGTCACGGTGACCCGCGGGTCCGCCAGCAGCGCCGGACCGTGCGGCACCGTGCCGTCGCGGAGCCAGTCCACCAGCGCCGGCTCGATCTCGACGACCGTCACCTCGCTCACCCGCGGATCGGCGAGCGTCGCCGCCAGGGTGAAGCCGAGGCCGAGGCCCCCGATCAGGACGCTACCGGCGTTGCCGTGCAGGCCGAGGGCCCGGGTGGCCAGCTCGCGCTCGGTCGAGGTCTCGAGGGTGTCCATCACGAACACCCCGTTGGCCCGCAGCTCCAGCGATCCGTCGTCGCGGCGCCGCAGGACCAGCTCGCCGCGCTCGGACGTGCTGCGGGCTACCTCGTCCATGGTGCTCCTCGCGGCGCACGCCCGACCGTGGTCAGCGCTCGCGCGAGCGCACCCGGAGGCCGCTCAGCGGCACCGTCGTGGTCCCCGCCGGGTCGGTGAAGAAGTCGTTGCCCTTGTCGTCGACCACGATGAAGGCCGGGAAGTCCTCGACCTCGATCTTCCAGATCGCCTCCATCCCGAGCTCCTCGTACTCCAGCACCGAGACGGACTTGATGCAGTCCTGGGCGAGCCGGGCGGCCGGGCCGCCGATGGAGCCGAGGTAGAAGCCGCCGTGCGCGTGGCACGCGTCGGTCACCTGCTTGGACCGGTTGCCCTTGGCCAGCATCACCATCGAGCCGCCGGCCGCCTGGAACTGCTCGACGTAGGAGTCCATCCGGCCTGCGGTGGTCGGGCCGAAGGAGCCCGACGCCATCCCTTCGGGCGTCTTGGCCGGGCCGGCGTAGTAGACCGGGTGGTCCTTCAGGTACGCCGGCATCTCCTCGCCGGCGTCGAGCCGCTCCTTGATCTTGGCGTGCGCGATGTCGCGCGCCACGACCAGCGGCCCGGTCAGCGAGAGCCGGGTCTTGACCGGCAGCTGCGACAGGGTCGACAAAATCGAGGACATCGGCTGGTTGAGGTCGATCGTGACCACCTCGCCGGCGGAGATGTCCTCGGCGACGCCGGTCGAGGGCATGTACTGCGCGGGGTCGGTCTCCAGCTGCTCCAGGAACACCCCCTCGGCGGTGATCTTGCCCAGTGCCTGCCGGTCCGCCGAGCAGGAGACGGCGATCGCGACCGGGCAGGACGCGCCGTGGCGGGGGAGCCGGATCACGCGCACGTCGTGGCAGAAGTACTTGCCGCCGAACTGCGCGCCGATGCCGAAGGACTGGGTGAGCTTGAAGACCTCCTCCTCCAGCTCGACGTCGCGGAAGCCGTGGCCCGACACGTCGCCGGAGGTGGGCATGTTGTCGAGGTAGTGGGCGCTGGCGTACTTCGCGGTCTTGAGCGCGAACTCCGCCGAGGTTCCGCCGATCACGACAGCGAGGTGGTACGGCGGGCAGGCGGCCGTGCCCAGCGACTTGAGCTTCTCGTCGAGGAACTCCAGGATCCGCTTCGGGTTCAGGATCGCCTTCGTCTCCTGGTAGAGGAAGGACTTGTTCGCCGAGCCGCCGCCCTTGGCCATGAAGAGGAACTTGTACTCGGGCTTGCCGTGGTTCTCGGTGGCGTAGAGCTCGATCTGCGCGGGCAGGTTGTTGCCGGTCGGCCGCTCGTCGTACATCGTGATCGGCGCGAGCTGGGAGTAGCGCAGGTTGAGCTTGGTGTAGGCGTCGTAGACGCCGCGGGAGATGACCTCGGCGTCGTCGACACCGGTCAGCACTCCCTCGGCCTTCTTGCCCATCACGATCGCGGTACCGGTGTCCTGGCACATCGGCAGCACGCCGCCGGCGGAGATGTTGACGTTCTTCAGCAGGTCCAGCGCGACGAAGCGGTCGTTCCCGGATGCCTCCGGGTCGTCGATGATCCTGCGGAGCTGGCGCAGGTGTGCCGGGCGCAGGTAGTGCTGGATGTCGTGGATGGCCTCGTAGGTGAGCCGCCGGATCGCCTCGGGGTCCACTCTCAGGAACGTCTGGCCGTCGACGTCGACCGTGCTGACCCCCTCGGTCGTGATCAGCCGGTAAGGAGTCGTGTCCTCGCCGGTCGGGAGCAGGTCGCTGTACAGGAAGGGAGCCTCGGCCACGGCTCAGAACGATAACCCTCACCCCTGTCACAGATCGCAGCCGGTCGGTGTCTGGATGTCATCAGTCCCTCGACCGAAGGAGAAGACGACATGACCACGCGAGTCCCCGCCACCCGGATCACCGGACCGTACGGAGCGTTGGTGAAGGTGTTCGCCGGCCGGATGTTCGGCCGGGTGCCGGAGTCACTGGGTGTGATGTGGCACCACGTGCCGGCCCTGAAGGCGAGCATGGCCTACGGGCAGAAGCTGCAGAAGTGGCACGCGTGCGAGGAGCAGCTGAAGTCGTTCGCGCACATGGCGGTCGCCTCCTCCATCGGCTGCACCTGGTGCCTGGACTTCAACTACTTCCAGGCGAGCAACCGCGGTCTCGACATGGACAAGGCTCGGGAGGTCCCTCGCTGGCGCACGTCCACGGCGTTCAGCCCGCTCGAGCGTGAGGTGATGGCGTACGCCGAGGCGATGAGCCAGACGCCGCCGGCCGTGACGGACGAGATGGTCGCCGGCCTGCTCGACCGGCTGGGGCCGCCGGCACTGCTGGAGCTGACCGCCGTGATCGGCTTCGCCAACCTGACCACCCGCGGCAACGTCGCCCTCGGCATCGAGTCGGAGGGATTCGCCGCCGCCTGCGGCCTGAAGCCGCTGGCGCAGCGACCGGCCGGAGTAGCGTCCGAGGCATGAGCGACGACCCCTTCGTCGCCCACCGCGGCCTGTTGTTCACCGTCGCCTACGAGATGCTCGGGTCGGCTGCCGACGCCGAGGACGTGGTGCAGGAGACCTGGCTGCGGTGGGCCGCCAGGACCGAGCAGCGCGACCAGGATGAGGTGCACGATCCCCGCGCCTACCTGGTGCGCACGGTGACCCGGCAAGCGCTCAACCGGCTGCGCACGCTGGCCCGGCGCAGGGAGGAGTACGTCGGCGAGTGGCTCCCCGAACCGCTGCTCACCACGCCCGACGTGGCGGCCGACGTCGAGCTGGCCGAGAGCGTCTCGCTGGCGATGCTCACCGTGCTCGAGACGCTCACCCCCACCGAGCGCGCGGTCTTCGTGCTGCGCGAGGTCTTCGACGTTCCCTACGAGGAGATCGCCGCGGCCGTCGACAAGAGTCCCGCCGCGGTGCGCCAGATCGGTCATCGGGCGCGCTCGCACGTGGCGGCGCGCCGGCCGAGGGTGGCTGTCGACCGGCGCGAGCAGCGGGCGGTGCTGGAGCGGTTCCTCGTCGCACTCCAGGGCGGCGACGTGCAGGCGCTGATGGACGTGCTCGCGCCGGACGTGGTGCTGATCGCCGACGGCGGCGGGTTCGCCCAGGCCGCGCGCGTGCCGATCCGCGGAGCGATGAGGATCGCGACCTTCCTGCGCCACTTCCCCCGCTACGCCGCTGACACCCAGCTGCGGACGATCTGGATCAACGCCGCCCCGGCGCTGCGGATGGACGGTCCCGACCCGGTCGGCACCTCGACGATCAGCATGGTCGTCGAGGACGGCCGGATCACCCGGCTCTACGCGGTGCGCAACCCGCACAAGCTGGGCCGGATCGCCGAGGCGACGGATCTCACCCGCCGACCGGCGCCGGAGCGGGCATAGTCCGCCGCGCGGCGCCGTTCTGGCAGCGTGCACATCTACGACACGGTGGTGATCGGGGCCGGCCAGGCCGGGCTGTCGGCGTCGTACCACCTCGCGCGGCGGGGGATCGACCACGTCGTGCTCGACGCGGACGAGCGTCCGGGCGGTGCCTGGCGGCACCGCTGGGACTCGCTCACCATGGCCGACGTGCACGGTGTCGCCGACCTTCCCGACGCCCCGGCACCGGGCGGGTCCGGGGAGCGTGCCAACGTGGTGGTGCCGGCCTGGTTCGGCGACTACGAGGCGTCGCACGCGCTGCCCGTCGAGCGCCCGGTCCGGGTCGACCGGGTGACCAGCGAAGGGGAGCTTCTGGTGGTGCACGCGGGGACGCGCAGCTGGCGCGCTCCCTCGATCGTGAACGCGACCGGCACCTGGACGCGCCCGTTCGTGCCCTACTATCCGGGCGCCGACACGTTCCGCGGGGAGCAGCTGCACACCGTCGACTACCCGGGTCCCGACCACTTCCGCGGCAAGCGGGTGCTGGTGGTGGGCGGCGGCGCCTCGGCCGTGCAGTTCCTCGGCGAGCTGGCGCCGATCACCGAGACGCTGTGGGTGACGCGGCGCGAGCCGGTCTGGAACACCGGTGGCTTCGACGGTCGCGCGGCCGTCGGCCGGGTGCTCGACCGGGTCCGGGAGGGCAGGCCGCCGGCGAGCGTGGTGAGCGTGACGGGACTGGCGCTGCGGCCCCAGGAGCGGCTCGCCGAGAGCCTGGGCGCCTACCGGCGGCGGCCGATGTTCACCCGGATCGAGCCGCACGGGGTGCGCTGGGCCGACCCCGCGCCGGCCTGGGGAGCGTCGTTCGAACGCGTGGACGTGATCGTGTGGGCCACGGGCTTCCGGCCCGCGGTCGACCACCTGGCGCCGCTGCACCTGCGCACGCCGTACGGCGGGATCGCGCTGCTGGCCGGCACCTCGGACGTGCAGACAGCCGTCACCGCTGCCGCCGATCCGCGCGTGCAACTGGTCGGCTACGGACCCTCGGCCAGCACGATCGGCGCCAGCCGTGCGGGCCGGGCTGCCGCGCTCGCCGTACGGCGCCTCCTCGCCGAGCCGGCGCCGGTCCGCGCCGAAGCCGCCGGCTGACGACCGCCGCCCCGCCGTCCCGCCGCGACGGGACGCGATCGGACGGCCGAGGCGGCCTCAGGCGGCTCAGGCGTCCGGCGTGGTGCCAGCGGCCGGACCCGGTGCCCCGGCCAGCGCGTCCTCCCGCTCCGGGATCCGGCCGGCGCGATCGAGGTCGACGGTCAGGTTCTCGGTCGTCTTCGGGTCGAAGAGGTGCACCTTCGCCGAGTCCATCCAGATCGTGACCTTGTCGCCCTCGCGCACCTGGCTGGAGCCGTCGAGGGTGATCACCAGCTGGGTCCTGACTACCTCGCCGTCCAGCTCCTGCTCGAGCTGGGTGAGCTGGCTCTGCACCTCCGGCGGCGCCTCGAACGGGATGTAGGCGTAGGTCTCGTTGCCCAGCCACTCCACCACGTCGACGGTCGCCTCGAAGGTGTTCGCGTCGGAGACGTCGCGCGCGTGCGGCGCCGAGGCCTCGGCGAAGCTCTCCGGCCGGATGCCCGCGATCAGCAGCCCCGAACCGGCCACCCGCTCGGCCTTCTCGGCCGGGATCTCGACCTCGCCGAAGGGCAGCTTGAGGGTGGTGCCCTCGACGGTGGCGGGCATGAAGTTCATCGGCGGGGAGCCGATGAAGCCGGCCACGAACAGGTTGGCCGGGTTGTCGTAGAGCTCGCGCGGGGTGGCCAGCTGCTGCAGGATGCCGCGCTTGAGCACCGCCACCCGATCGCCCAGCGTCATCGCCTCGATCTGATCGTGGGTGACGTAGACGGTGGTGATGCCGAGCCGCTTCTGCAGCCGGGAGATCTCGGTGCGCATCTGGCCGCGCAGCTTGGCGTCGAGGTTCGACAGCGGCTCGTCGAAGAGGAAGGCGTCGGCGTTGCGGACGATCGCGCGGCCCATCGCCACCCGCTGGCGCTGGCCGCCGGAGAGGTTGGCCGGCTTGCGCTCCAGGTGCTCGTTGAGCTCGAGCGTCTCGGCAGCAGCCCGGACCTTCTCGTCGACCTCCTTGTCCGAGGCACCGGCCAGCCGCAGTGGGAAGGCGATGTTCTCGAAGACCGTCAGGTGCGGGTAGAGCGCGTAGTTCTGGAACACCATCGCCAGGTTGCGATCGCGCGGGGCGAGGTCGTTGACCCGCCGGTCGCCGATGAGCATGTCGCCGGAGGTGATGTCCTCCAGCCCGACGATCATCCGCAGCAGGGTCGACTTCCCGCAGCCGGAGGGCCCGACCAGGATCATGAACTCCCCGTCGGCGACGTCGATGCTGACGTCGTTGACCGCCGGGAAGCCGTCGCCGTACTTCTTGACGATGTGGTTCATGGTGATGGACGCCATGGGGTCACCCCTTCACTGCGCCGGAGGTCAGGCCGGCGACGATCTTGCGCTGGAAGAGCAGGACGATGATCACGATCGGGATCGTGACGATCACCGACGCCGTGGCGAGTTGGCCGTACGGCGGGTTGAACGGGTCGCCGCCGACGAAGAAGGACATCTGCGCCGGGACGGTGCGGGCCGAGGTGGTGGAGGTCAGCGAGATCGCCAGGGCGAACTCGTTCCACGCGAAGAAGAAGGTGAGGATCGCGGCGGTGAAGACCCCCGGCGCGGCCAGCGGGACGATCACCTTGCGGAACGCCTGCCAGGGCGTGGCGCCGTCCACCTGGGCGGCCTGCTCCATCTCCCACGGGATCTCGCGGAAGAACGCCGACAGCGTCCAGATCGCCAGCGGGAGGGTGAAGGTCATGTAGGGGATGATCAGGCCGGGCCAGGTGTTGAACAGGTGGAACGTGCGCCACATGTCGAACAGCGGGCTGATCAGCGAGACCACCGGGAACATCGCGATGGCCAGCGCCAGCGAGAGCACCAGCCGCTTGCCCCTGAAGTCCAGCCGGGCGATCGCGTACGCCGCCAGCGTCGCGAAGATCACCGACAGCACGGTGGCGATGATCGCGATGCCGAAGGAGTTGCGCAGCGCGTAGAGGAAGTCGCTGTTGTTGAGGATGTCGCGGTAGTTCTGGATGGTCCAGTGCTTGGGCAGGAACTGCGGGCTGCCGGAGTTGGTCTCGTCCTGCGACTTGAACGACAGCGACAGGATCCAGGCGACCGGCAGCAGGCACCACACCATGATCACCACGAATCCGACGCCGGTGCCGAAGAGCGTCTTGCGCGTCGTGCGGGCCATCAGCCCTCCCCTCGGGCCCGGGCCAGGTCGACCCGGAACAGCTTGACGATGCCGAAGGCGAGCAGCAGCACTGTCAGGAACAGCAGCACCGAGAGCGCCGATCCCAGTCCGAGCTGGAACTGCTCGATCACCTGTCTGTAGGTGAGGAACGAGGACGACTCGGTGTTCTGCGCACCGCGGGTCATCACGTAGATGTTGTCGAAGATCCGGAACGCGTCCAGCGCGCGGAAGAGCACCGCGACCATGATCGCCGCCCGCATGTTCGGCAGGATCACCTTCCACAGTCGCTGCCACCAGGTCGCGCCGTCGACCTGGGCGGCCTCGATCATGTCCTCGGAGACCTGGGAGAGGCCGGCGAGCAGCAGCAGCGACATGAACGGCGTCGTCTTCCAGATCTCCGAGACGATGATGGCGAACATCGCCGGCCAGTGGTGGCCGAACCAGTTCGTCGCGTCCGCGCCGGTCTGGATGCCGG from Nocardioides sp. BP30 encodes:
- a CDS encoding spermidine synthase, whose amino-acid sequence is MDEVARSTSERGELVLRRRDDGSLELRANGVFVMDTLETSTERELATRALGLHGNAGSVLIGGLGLGFTLAATLADPRVSEVTVVEIEPALVDWLRDGTVPHGPALLADPRVTVTVADVALALAEAAPSAYDLVLLDVDNGPGYLVHDTNAGLYRAPALEEARRATRPGGMVVVWSAAESAELEATMADVFGRWRTEAVPYDVDLQGRAETYWLYAGHVAGV
- a CDS encoding fumarate hydratase, with amino-acid sequence MAEAPFLYSDLLPTGEDTTPYRLITTEGVSTVDVDGQTFLRVDPEAIRRLTYEAIHDIQHYLRPAHLRQLRRIIDDPEASGNDRFVALDLLKNVNISAGGVLPMCQDTGTAIVMGKKAEGVLTGVDDAEVISRGVYDAYTKLNLRYSQLAPITMYDERPTGNNLPAQIELYATENHGKPEYKFLFMAKGGGSANKSFLYQETKAILNPKRILEFLDEKLKSLGTAACPPYHLAVVIGGTSAEFALKTAKYASAHYLDNMPTSGDVSGHGFRDVELEEEVFKLTQSFGIGAQFGGKYFCHDVRVIRLPRHGASCPVAIAVSCSADRQALGKITAEGVFLEQLETDPAQYMPSTGVAEDISAGEVVTIDLNQPMSSILSTLSQLPVKTRLSLTGPLVVARDIAHAKIKERLDAGEEMPAYLKDHPVYYAGPAKTPEGMASGSFGPTTAGRMDSYVEQFQAAGGSMVMLAKGNRSKQVTDACHAHGGFYLGSIGGPAARLAQDCIKSVSVLEYEELGMEAIWKIEVEDFPAFIVVDDKGNDFFTDPAGTTTVPLSGLRVRSRER
- a CDS encoding carboxymuconolactone decarboxylase family protein; amino-acid sequence: MTTRVPATRITGPYGALVKVFAGRMFGRVPESLGVMWHHVPALKASMAYGQKLQKWHACEEQLKSFAHMAVASSIGCTWCLDFNYFQASNRGLDMDKAREVPRWRTSTAFSPLEREVMAYAEAMSQTPPAVTDEMVAGLLDRLGPPALLELTAVIGFANLTTRGNVALGIESEGFAAACGLKPLAQRPAGVASEA
- a CDS encoding RNA polymerase sigma-70 factor; translated protein: MSDDPFVAHRGLLFTVAYEMLGSAADAEDVVQETWLRWAARTEQRDQDEVHDPRAYLVRTVTRQALNRLRTLARRREEYVGEWLPEPLLTTPDVAADVELAESVSLAMLTVLETLTPTERAVFVLREVFDVPYEEIAAAVDKSPAAVRQIGHRARSHVAARRPRVAVDRREQRAVLERFLVALQGGDVQALMDVLAPDVVLIADGGGFAQAARVPIRGAMRIATFLRHFPRYAADTQLRTIWINAAPALRMDGPDPVGTSTISMVVEDGRITRLYAVRNPHKLGRIAEATDLTRRPAPERA
- a CDS encoding FAD-dependent oxidoreductase, with the translated sequence MHIYDTVVIGAGQAGLSASYHLARRGIDHVVLDADERPGGAWRHRWDSLTMADVHGVADLPDAPAPGGSGERANVVVPAWFGDYEASHALPVERPVRVDRVTSEGELLVVHAGTRSWRAPSIVNATGTWTRPFVPYYPGADTFRGEQLHTVDYPGPDHFRGKRVLVVGGGASAVQFLGELAPITETLWVTRREPVWNTGGFDGRAAVGRVLDRVREGRPPASVVSVTGLALRPQERLAESLGAYRRRPMFTRIEPHGVRWADPAPAWGASFERVDVIVWATGFRPAVDHLAPLHLRTPYGGIALLAGTSDVQTAVTAAADPRVQLVGYGPSASTIGASRAGRAAALAVRRLLAEPAPVRAEAAG
- a CDS encoding ABC transporter ATP-binding protein, producing MASITMNHIVKKYGDGFPAVNDVSIDVADGEFMILVGPSGCGKSTLLRMIVGLEDITSGDMLIGDRRVNDLAPRDRNLAMVFQNYALYPHLTVFENIAFPLRLAGASDKEVDEKVRAAAETLELNEHLERKPANLSGGQRQRVAMGRAIVRNADAFLFDEPLSNLDAKLRGQMRTEISRLQKRLGITTVYVTHDQIEAMTLGDRVAVLKRGILQQLATPRELYDNPANLFVAGFIGSPPMNFMPATVEGTTLKLPFGEVEIPAEKAERVAGSGLLIAGIRPESFAEASAPHARDVSDANTFEATVDVVEWLGNETYAYIPFEAPPEVQSQLTQLEQELDGEVVRTQLVITLDGSSQVREGDKVTIWMDSAKVHLFDPKTTENLTVDLDRAGRIPEREDALAGAPGPAAGTTPDA
- a CDS encoding carbohydrate ABC transporter permease; this translates as MARTTRKTLFGTGVGFVVIMVWCLLPVAWILSLSFKSQDETNSGSPQFLPKHWTIQNYRDILNNSDFLYALRNSFGIAIIATVLSVIFATLAAYAIARLDFRGKRLVLSLALAIAMFPVVSLISPLFDMWRTFHLFNTWPGLIIPYMTFTLPLAIWTLSAFFREIPWEMEQAAQVDGATPWQAFRKVIVPLAAPGVFTAAILTFFFAWNEFALAISLTSTTSARTVPAQMSFFVGGDPFNPPYGQLATASVIVTIPIVIIVLLFQRKIVAGLTSGAVKG
- a CDS encoding carbohydrate ABC transporter permease — its product is MTTTVATAATRRERPAATDRAVAENRLGLKLVAPAVIVMLVVTAWPMIQALYLSLYRYRLTTPDDRAFVGLRNYGTILTDSLFWRDTFNTVVIMLVSVAVELVVGFVFAMVMHRVIFARGIIRTSILIPYGIITVVSAFAWQFAFSLNNGFVNSWFAWLPGIQTGADATNWFGHHWPAMFAIIVSEIWKTTPFMSLLLLAGLSQVSEDMIEAAQVDGATWWQRLWKVILPNMRAAIMVAVLFRALDAFRIFDNIYVMTRGAQNTESSSFLTYRQVIEQFQLGLGSALSVLLFLTVLLLAFGIVKLFRVDLARARGEG